CGGTCTTGCAGTCGATCCTCGACAAGGCGCTGGCATCGCTGACACCAGACCAGATCCTGCGCTTGCAGGACCAGTGGTTCGGCAAGACAGGCGATCCGGTCGGGCGCGTCGTACTCTCACCCCGGCAACTCGACTACCTGCGGCGCAAAGGCCCGATCCGGATGTGCGTCGATCCCGACTGGATGCCCGTGGAACGTCTCACCAAGGAGGGCGTCCACGAAGGCATCATTGCCGATGTGATGGCGCGGCTCGCCGAGATGCTCGACACCAGGATCGTGCTGACGCCCACTGCGAGCTGGGAGGAGTCGCTCGCCTTCGTCCGGGAGCGACGCTGCGATTTCCTGTCCGGGGCGCTCGCGACACCGGAGCGGCGCGACTTCCTGGATTTCACGACGCCCTATCTCTCGTTCCGCTCGGTGATCGCCACCCAGGTCCATCAGGCGTTCATCAACGATTTCGCCTCCGTTCTGGACGAGACCTTCGGTATCACACAGAGTTATGCCATGAGCGACGCCCTGAAAGCGCGCTACCCCGCCATTCGGTTGCAGGAAGTCGCCAATGCCGAGGAGGGATTCAGACAGGTGCGGGAGGGGCGCCTGTTCGGATTCATCGACGCGCTGCCGACGATCGCCTACCGCATTCAGACCCAGGCCGCCTACGACATCAAAATCGCCGGACAACTCAAAGACAGTGACAATCTCGCCTGGAACCTGGCGATCGCCACCCGCCGCGACGAGCCGCTACTGGGCGAGATCTTTCAGATCGCGATCGAGTCGCTTCCCCAGGAGCAGATCGAGACCATCGTCAGTCACTGGCTTTCGATCCGCTACGAAAAGACATTCGATTATGTGCTGATGTGGAAAATCGTCGCAGGGATCATCGGCATTGCCGGCGCCATACTCTGGGTGGTGCTGGTCTGGAACCGACGGCTGGCGAAGCTCAACCGCGAACTCGGGCAGGCACGGGCGCAGATCGCTGAGCAGAACGTCGGACTGGAGCAGCGCGTGGCCGAACGCACGCAGGATTTGCGCGAAGCCCTGGCGCAACTGGAGCGGACGCAGGCCAGTCTGGTGCAGTCGGAAAAGCTGGCGGCACTCGGGGATCTGGTGGCCGGCATCGCTCATGAATTGAATACGCCGATCGGCAACGCGGTGATGCTGGCCAGCACCCTGTCGGACCAGGAACGGAGCTTCCGGGAGCAGATGACGGCGGGGCTGAGCCGTTCGGCCCTACAGCGTTTTGTCGACGCCGTGCGCGACAGCAGCGACATCCAGCTGCGCAGTCTTCAGCGTGCGGCCGAGCTGATCAGCAGCTTCAAGCAGGTCGCGGTGGATCAGGCGAGCTACCAGCGCCGTGTTTTCAGCCTGGACGAGGTGACGCGGGAGATTGCCCTGACCTTACGGCCGCGCTTGCGCCGCTCGTCGGCGACACTGGAGGTGTGCGTCGCACCCGAGGTGCGGCTCGACAGCTTCCCCGGTCCCCTCGGTCAGGTATTGATGAACCTGATCCAGAACGCGCTGCTGCATGCCTTCGACGGCCGCACGGCGGGGCGCATCCGCATCGAAAGCCAGTCAGCCGCGCCGGGCTTCATCCTCATTCGGGTCAGTGATGACGGCAACGGCATTCCCCAAGACTATCTGGATCGGATCTTCGACCCGTTTTTCACCACCCGTTTGGGTCAAGGCGGCAGTGGACTTGGACTGCATATCGTCTATAACTTAGTGACTGGACTGCTCGGCGGCGTGATCTCCGTGCGGAGCGTTGTCGGCGAGGGTACCGTTTTCGATCTCGTACTGCCCTTGATCGCGCCCGGCGCTGTCGCTGTAGCCTCCAGCACGAGTGCGGCGGGTCGCGCTCCAAGGCTCGCGACCGAGCCGGCCCCGAACGATGCGTCAGGTGGAATACCCCTATGAGTGATGCGCCTTCCCTGGATGACGACGATATCGTCCAATTCATCGACGAGCCATCGGAGTGGGCGCCTTCCACCTCGGCCGATCCCTGGCATATCCTGATCGTCGACGATGAGCGCGATGTCCATGAAGCAACCCGGCTCGCTCTGTGTGACCTGACGATCGAGGGCCGTCCGCTGGTCTTTCTCCAGGCGTATTCCGCCCAGGAAGCGCGTGCCATTCTCGCGCGTGAGCCATCGGTGGCGGTCGTCCTGCTGGACGTGGTCATGGAATCGGAAGACGCCGGACTGCTGCTCGTGCGCTGGATTCGCCGCGAACTCGGCAATCAATCCGTGCGCATCATTCTGCGCACCGGGCAGCCCGGCTATGCGCCCGAGCTCGAAACCATCCGTTCCTTCGACATCAACGATTACCGCACCAAGTCCGAACTGACGCGGGTGCGCCTCTTCACCAGCCTGACCGTGGCCATCCGCTCCTACTGGCAGCTTCGCCAGATCGAGATGAGCCGTCGCGGTCTGGAACTGATCGTCGAGGCCAGCACGGGACTGATCCGGCTGCGCGCCCTGCAACAGTTTGCCGAAGGGGTGGTCACGCAGGTCTGCGCGCTACTCAATATCGCGCAGGAGGGATTGATCTGCGCGTCATCCTCGGGGCCGTTCGCTGACGAAGCACCGCGGGTCATCGCCGCCGCCGGACACTATCGGGAGATGATCCATCGTCCGCTGGCGGAACTGCCCGAGGCGTCCGTCCGCGAGGCGCTGCGTCAGTGTCTGCTCGAAAAACGGCACAGGTTCGACCGGACCGTCTGTCTGTATTTCAATGTCAGCGAGACGCAGGGCATGGCCGCCTATCTGGCCATGACCGGCGAACCCAGTCAGATGGATCGCCATCTGCTGGAGGTCTTCTGCGCCAACATTTCGGTGGGCTTCGAAAACGTCCTGTTGCAC
The sequence above is drawn from the Allochromatium vinosum DSM 180 genome and encodes:
- a CDS encoding transporter substrate-binding domain-containing protein — its product is MSRLPLWLLCVVLLAVSVAGDAESGDTLELTGTERAFLQAHPVIRVGNELDWPPYDYFEHGMPKGYSVDLMRLLAARIGVEFEFVQGETWDELVDLLCARRIDLLQPADKPAKLLDCATFSAPIVRGANQFLTRRDHPEVRSIADLFGSVAASPKGWEQTELLKKRFGSKLRIIETANIGEAIAAVSRGQADFTTDFANVLNHHIIQSGYVDLKVQGVWSREDKGGEFSALYIATRQDWPVLQSILDKALASLTPDQILRLQDQWFGKTGDPVGRVVLSPRQLDYLRRKGPIRMCVDPDWMPVERLTKEGVHEGIIADVMARLAEMLDTRIVLTPTASWEESLAFVRERRCDFLSGALATPERRDFLDFTTPYLSFRSVIATQVHQAFINDFASVLDETFGITQSYAMSDALKARYPAIRLQEVANAEEGFRQVREGRLFGFIDALPTIAYRIQTQAAYDIKIAGQLKDSDNLAWNLAIATRRDEPLLGEIFQIAIESLPQEQIETIVSHWLSIRYEKTFDYVLMWKIVAGIIGIAGAILWVVLVWNRRLAKLNRELGQARAQIAEQNVGLEQRVAERTQDLREALAQLERTQASLVQSEKLAALGDLVAGIAHELNTPIGNAVMLASTLSDQERSFREQMTAGLSRSALQRFVDAVRDSSDIQLRSLQRAAELISSFKQVAVDQASYQRRVFSLDEVTREIALTLRPRLRRSSATLEVCVAPEVRLDSFPGPLGQVLMNLIQNALLHAFDGRTAGRIRIESQSAAPGFILIRVSDDGNGIPQDYLDRIFDPFFTTRLGQGGSGLGLHIVYNLVTGLLGGVISVRSVVGEGTVFDLVLPLIAPGAVAVASSTSAAGRAPRLATEPAPNDASGGIPL